One Prionailurus bengalensis isolate Pbe53 chromosome D3, Fcat_Pben_1.1_paternal_pri, whole genome shotgun sequence genomic region harbors:
- the GPN3 gene encoding GPN-loop GTPase 3 isoform X3, giving the protein MVQHCEALNRSVQVVNLDPAAEHFNYSVMADQLSPLQVAQQSASNFRFISLSGPDIRELIEVDDVMEDDCLRFGPNGGLVFCMEYFANNFDWLENCLGHVEDDYILFDCPGQIELYTHLPVMKQLVQQLEQWEFRVCGVFLVDSQFMVESFKFISGILAALSAMISLEIPQVNIMTKMDLLSKKAKKEIEKFLDPDMYSLLDDSASDLRSKKFKKLTKAICGLIDDYSMVRFLPYDQSDEESMNIVLQHIDFAIQYGEDLEFKEPKEHEDESSSMFDEYFQGHQNE; this is encoded by the exons ATGGTCCAGCACTGTGAAGCCCTCAATCGATCTGTCCAAGTTGTGAACCTAGATCCTGCAGCAGAACACTTCAACTACTCTGTGATGGCTG aCCAGCTTTCTCCGCTTCAGGTGGCCCAGCAAAGTGCCTCCAACTTCAGGTTCATATCCCTTTCTGGTCCAG ACATTCGAGAGCTGATCGAGGTGGATGATGTCATGGAGGATGACTGTCTACGGTTTGGTCCCAATGGAGGATTGGTATTTTGCATGGAATACTTTGCCAATAATTTTGACTGGCTAGAGAACTGTCTTGGCCACGTAGAGGATGACTATATCCTTTTTGACTGTCCAG GTCAGATTGAGCTGTATACGCACCTGCCTGTGATGAAACAACTGGTCCAGCAGCTGGAACAGTGGGAGTTCCGAGTCTGTGGAGTTTTTCTCGTTGACTCTCAGTTCATGGTGGAGTCATTCAAG TTCATCTCTGGCATCTTGGCAGCCCTGAGTGCCATGATCTCTCTAGAAATTCCACAAGTTAACATCATGACAAAAATGGATCTGCTGAGCAAAAAAgctaaaaaggaaattgaaaa gTTTCTAGATCCAGACATGTATTCTTTATTAGATGATTCTGCAAGTGACTTAAGAagcaaaaaattcaaaaaattgaCTAAAGCTATATGTGGACTG ATTGATGACTACAGCATGGTTCGATTTTTACCTTATGATCAGTCAGATGAAGAAAGCATGAACATTGTGTTACAGCATATTGATTTTGCCATTCAGTATGGAGAAGACTTAGAATTCAAAGAACCAAAG GAACATGAAGATGAGTCTTCTTCTATGTTTGATGAATATTTTCAAGGACACcagaatgaatga
- the GPN3 gene encoding GPN-loop GTPase 3 isoform X1 yields MPRYAQLVMGPAGSGKSTYCATMVQHCEALNRSVQVVNLDPAAEHFNYSVMADQLSPLQVAQQSASNFRFISLSGPDIRELIEVDDVMEDDCLRFGPNGGLVFCMEYFANNFDWLENCLGHVEDDYILFDCPGQIELYTHLPVMKQLVQQLEQWEFRVCGVFLVDSQFMVESFKFISGILAALSAMISLEIPQVNIMTKMDLLSKKAKKEIEKFLDPDMYSLLDDSASDLRSKKFKKLTKAICGLIDDYSMVRFLPYDQSDEESMNIVLQHIDFAIQYGEDLEFKEPKEHEDESSSMFDEYFQGHQNE; encoded by the exons ATGCCTCGGTATGCGCAGCTGGTCATGGGCCCGGCAGGCAGCGGGAAG AGCACCTACTGTGCCACCATGGTCCAGCACTGTGAAGCCCTCAATCGATCTGTCCAAGTTGTGAACCTAGATCCTGCAGCAGAACACTTCAACTACTCTGTGATGGCTG aCCAGCTTTCTCCGCTTCAGGTGGCCCAGCAAAGTGCCTCCAACTTCAGGTTCATATCCCTTTCTGGTCCAG ACATTCGAGAGCTGATCGAGGTGGATGATGTCATGGAGGATGACTGTCTACGGTTTGGTCCCAATGGAGGATTGGTATTTTGCATGGAATACTTTGCCAATAATTTTGACTGGCTAGAGAACTGTCTTGGCCACGTAGAGGATGACTATATCCTTTTTGACTGTCCAG GTCAGATTGAGCTGTATACGCACCTGCCTGTGATGAAACAACTGGTCCAGCAGCTGGAACAGTGGGAGTTCCGAGTCTGTGGAGTTTTTCTCGTTGACTCTCAGTTCATGGTGGAGTCATTCAAG TTCATCTCTGGCATCTTGGCAGCCCTGAGTGCCATGATCTCTCTAGAAATTCCACAAGTTAACATCATGACAAAAATGGATCTGCTGAGCAAAAAAgctaaaaaggaaattgaaaa gTTTCTAGATCCAGACATGTATTCTTTATTAGATGATTCTGCAAGTGACTTAAGAagcaaaaaattcaaaaaattgaCTAAAGCTATATGTGGACTG ATTGATGACTACAGCATGGTTCGATTTTTACCTTATGATCAGTCAGATGAAGAAAGCATGAACATTGTGTTACAGCATATTGATTTTGCCATTCAGTATGGAGAAGACTTAGAATTCAAAGAACCAAAG GAACATGAAGATGAGTCTTCTTCTATGTTTGATGAATATTTTCAAGGACACcagaatgaatga
- the GPN3 gene encoding GPN-loop GTPase 3 isoform X2: MLRSQGCSRAEGTEGLWIAIGSQVVFPEFSQRRAKAEGSGAVGPCVEPPAAPGTWSAGMPRYAQLVMGPAGSGKSTYCATMVQHCEALNRSVQVVNLDPAAEHFNYSVMADIRELIEVDDVMEDDCLRFGPNGGLVFCMEYFANNFDWLENCLGHVEDDYILFDCPGQIELYTHLPVMKQLVQQLEQWEFRVCGVFLVDSQFMVESFKFISGILAALSAMISLEIPQVNIMTKMDLLSKKAKKEIEKFLDPDMYSLLDDSASDLRSKKFKKLTKAICGLIDDYSMVRFLPYDQSDEESMNIVLQHIDFAIQYGEDLEFKEPKEHEDESSSMFDEYFQGHQNE; this comes from the exons ATGCTCCGTAGTCAGGGATGTAGCAGAGCGGAAGGTACAGAAGGACTTTGGATTGCGATTGGTTCGCAAGTCGTGTTCCCGGAATTCAGTCAGCGCCGCGCGAAGGCTGAAGGGAGCGGGGCGGTGGGACCTTGTGTCGAGCCGCCAGCAGCACCCGGGACTTGGAGTGCCGGTATGCCTCGGTATGCGCAGCTGGTCATGGGCCCGGCAGGCAGCGGGAAG AGCACCTACTGTGCCACCATGGTCCAGCACTGTGAAGCCCTCAATCGATCTGTCCAAGTTGTGAACCTAGATCCTGCAGCAGAACACTTCAACTACTCTGTGATGGCTG ACATTCGAGAGCTGATCGAGGTGGATGATGTCATGGAGGATGACTGTCTACGGTTTGGTCCCAATGGAGGATTGGTATTTTGCATGGAATACTTTGCCAATAATTTTGACTGGCTAGAGAACTGTCTTGGCCACGTAGAGGATGACTATATCCTTTTTGACTGTCCAG GTCAGATTGAGCTGTATACGCACCTGCCTGTGATGAAACAACTGGTCCAGCAGCTGGAACAGTGGGAGTTCCGAGTCTGTGGAGTTTTTCTCGTTGACTCTCAGTTCATGGTGGAGTCATTCAAG TTCATCTCTGGCATCTTGGCAGCCCTGAGTGCCATGATCTCTCTAGAAATTCCACAAGTTAACATCATGACAAAAATGGATCTGCTGAGCAAAAAAgctaaaaaggaaattgaaaa gTTTCTAGATCCAGACATGTATTCTTTATTAGATGATTCTGCAAGTGACTTAAGAagcaaaaaattcaaaaaattgaCTAAAGCTATATGTGGACTG ATTGATGACTACAGCATGGTTCGATTTTTACCTTATGATCAGTCAGATGAAGAAAGCATGAACATTGTGTTACAGCATATTGATTTTGCCATTCAGTATGGAGAAGACTTAGAATTCAAAGAACCAAAG GAACATGAAGATGAGTCTTCTTCTATGTTTGATGAATATTTTCAAGGACACcagaatgaatga